The DNA sequence GTTGAACTTACATGTTATTATCTTTACCATGTTAAGTCCCCCTCCGGGGGATATAGGGGGCTGCCTTATAAATATGCTTAAGTATTTGTTTGAAAATAAGTTGAGATAATACTTATGTACGTTTATGAATAATTCAGGTTAGAAAGAAACACACCGAAAGTATTATTGGGGATTCCTTGTGACGCTGGTCGAACGTACCAGCAAATACACGCTTATAGGCCAGGTAAAACAAAAGACCGCCGAAGACGTAACAACGGAAATTGTGAGGCTTTGGTAGTTGAAACCGCTAATCTTCATATCCCGTCTGGTCAATGGTTATTTCTTTTCCATCCTGTATTATCCTTTTCAATCTTAACTGTATAGGATAATCCTCTTTTATTTTTTCGACAACCAGAAGGTCTGCAACCTTGCCGGGCGCTATACTGCCTCTGTCATTCAGGCCATATAACTTTGCAGGATTCATGGAAGCCGCCATTGAAACCTCGATAAGGGCTTTCTCTATATCAAGCGGGTCGTGCCTTTCTTTCGGTCCCCTGTAAGCAGGTATCGGAGCTTTTCCGTTTTCTTCAATTCTCATCAGCATATTGGCATAATTTACCGCACATCTCCACATTGTTGCATTGCTCCCGCAATAGGTATTTCCTGTGCCGTCGTTCACTACAAATACTTTCCCGTCTTCAGACAGCACCGCCTCTGTTCCTCCGAACACCACTCTGTCAACCCCTTCAGGAAGTTTCGTATGAGTGTGTCCTATATTGTCATCTACTAGTATCATTTTATCAGGCCCGAATATGGAACGCACCCACAATGCTGCTCTTGGATCGACATGCCTGTTATCGGTGATGATCTCTGCATAAAAAGAAGCGTCCCTCTCTTCTGCAGAATCTACCAGCTCGCCGATGCAGGGGAGTATCGTAAGCATCCTTTTCTTGCCTGTTGCAGTGGTGTGACCGTTGGTTGCATGAACCCAGACATATTTTCCCCCGGATATGATTCCTTCTTTTATCACCGATTTAGTGGCATTGGTATGTCCGAATCCGACAACAGTTCCCTGATCGACTAGATATTCAATCAGGTTTCTGGCAGGCTTACTGCTATCATCCGCATCCCAGTCCATTCCGACGCAGACCCTTCCGATCCGCCCTTTCGCGATCTCTTCCAATCTCTTGTAACGTTCACGGGACGGTCTTACCATGTACTCGCTTGATTGCGCCCCC is a window from the Candidatus Latescibacter sp. genome containing:
- a CDS encoding amidohydrolase family protein, which produces MYDLVINGTAIYEKKDKLVAEDVSIGISQGVIEKISTDELEGKKIIHIADNELLMPAFYGTHSHGGGNLTAPALGKYDAALGRFLFDEAEIAANIGEMLLAHLNDGTTAINITAMACPMFQLESFLKASAGFINKPGRAAYMFADFESIYFGPDNPKGEIHGAPIMYNPNLGAQSSEYMVRPSRERYKRLEEIAKGRIGRVCVGMDWDADDSSKPARNLIEYLVDQGTVVGFGHTNATKSVIKEGIISGGKYVWVHATNGHTTATGKKRMLTILPCIGELVDSAEERDASFYAEIITDNRHVDPRAALWVRSIFGPDKMILVDDNIGHTHTKLPEGVDRVVFGGTEAVLSEDGKVFVVNDGTGNTYCGSNATMWRCAVNYANMLMRIEENGKAPIPAYRGPKERHDPLDIEKALIEVSMAASMNPAKLYGLNDRGSIAPGKVADLLVVEKIKEDYPIQLRLKRIIQDGKEITIDQTGYED